A section of the Acidobacterium capsulatum ATCC 51196 genome encodes:
- a CDS encoding radical SAM protein: MSLHVPGMYLPRVWMGSQFASGLLPKEIRPLSAHIKLTENCQARCISCDYWKTHWKDGLNTARAIALIDEIHDLSIGSLRFTGGEPLLRKDFFEVLERSQARRFKKIVLQTNGLLLERFHEKVNASPITHINVSIDGMRESNDRIRGIDGYFDQAIRGIRLLKDKKIGFSVTLNGVSAAELRELAKMARDLGAELGFNILSRNLFFLANADLVSLWPEKDRVGEIESFVREEMQRPGFEVDYIRDYYSGAQLDEPACVLGYLQVFILSNGDVLTGCYPLPPVGNVVQSSLKEILHSEAYRRQAEAMVRRECPGCTCGVESSLAMKHAFASGFYELSRLLPKAG; encoded by the coding sequence ATGAGTTTGCACGTTCCCGGTATGTATCTTCCCCGTGTATGGATGGGCAGCCAGTTTGCCTCCGGCCTGCTTCCAAAAGAAATTCGCCCGCTGAGCGCCCACATCAAGCTCACTGAAAATTGCCAGGCCCGCTGCATCAGTTGCGACTACTGGAAGACGCACTGGAAGGACGGGCTCAATACGGCACGCGCCATCGCGCTCATTGACGAGATACATGACCTCAGCATCGGCAGCCTGCGCTTTACCGGCGGCGAGCCGCTGCTGCGCAAGGACTTCTTTGAGGTGCTGGAGCGCTCGCAGGCGCGCCGCTTCAAGAAGATCGTGTTGCAGACCAACGGGCTGCTGCTGGAGCGCTTCCATGAGAAGGTCAATGCCTCGCCCATCACTCACATCAATGTCTCCATCGACGGCATGCGCGAGTCCAATGATCGCATTCGCGGCATCGATGGCTACTTTGATCAGGCGATTCGCGGCATTCGGCTGCTGAAAGATAAGAAGATCGGCTTTTCGGTGACGCTGAATGGAGTCTCGGCTGCCGAACTGCGCGAGCTGGCGAAGATGGCCCGGGACCTGGGCGCGGAGCTGGGCTTCAACATTCTGAGCAGGAATTTGTTCTTTCTGGCGAATGCGGATCTGGTGTCGCTATGGCCGGAGAAGGATCGCGTCGGGGAGATCGAGTCCTTTGTGCGTGAGGAGATGCAGCGGCCCGGCTTTGAGGTGGATTACATCCGGGATTACTACAGCGGAGCCCAGTTAGACGAGCCGGCTTGTGTGCTGGGGTATCTGCAGGTGTTTATTCTCTCGAACGGCGATGTGCTCACGGGGTGTTACCCGCTGCCGCCGGTGGGCAATGTGGTGCAGTCGAGCCTGAAAGAGATTCTGCATTCGGAGGCATACCGCCGTCAGGCCGAGGCGATGGTGCGGCGCGAGTGCCCGGGCTGCACCTGCGGGGTGGAGTCTTCGCTGGCCATGAAGCATGCCTTTGCCAGCGGCTTTTATGAGCTGAGCCGGCTGCTGCCCAAGGCAGGATAG